The Candidatus Neomarinimicrobiota bacterium region TAATTCGGCCATTGCCTCCCGTTCCGGCGGATCCCAGGGAGTGGGCTTTGCCATCCCCATCAATCTGGCAAAACGGGTCATGAAGGATCTGATAGAAAACGGCCGGGTTATCAGAGGTTATCTGGGTGTGCAAATTCAGGAAGTCGATTATGAAATTGCCCGGTCTCTGGGTTTGAAAGAAGTGGCCGGTGCCCTGATTGCCGATGTGGTTGAAAACACACCTGCCGATAAAGCAGGACTAAAAACCGGGGATCTGGTTTTAAAAGTGAACGGAAAAAAGATTTATACCTCTTCAGAGCTGCGGAACACTATTTCTGCCCGCCGCCCCGGAGATAAAGTGACCCTTCGGCTTTTAAGGGATGGAAAAGAAAAGAATATTGATGTAACCCTGGAAGAACTGCCGGAAAACCTGAACCAGGCAATGGAAAGCAAGTCCTTTCAGGATGGTCCCGGTTTTTCCGTTCAGGACCTTGACAAGAACTTGGCCGCAAGATATGGCATAGAAAAAGATAAAGGAGTGATTATCACCGAAGTCCAGTCCGGGTCCGAAGCGGCAAAAAAGGGACTCCGTCCCGGCGATATCATCATCAGGGTCGGTGATGAAAAAATCTCCTCCGTTCGTGAATTCAACAAAGCCTTCGATAAATATGAAAAGGGCGATTCTGTTTTATTGCTTGTTCAGCGAAAAAATCTGAAACTTTTTATTGCCCTTACCATACAATAAGTACTTCTCAAATCCCCTCAATGTTCCTCACAAGGCCGCCCGGATCCGGGCGGCCTTCCTCTTTTTATCCCACCCGTAAACATGATAAACACTTTCATAAAAAGCGTATTTGTTATAATTTGAGTTATGAATTTCCGAACACGTGCCGCATATCCGCTTGATGCAACCATGAAAGAGGCTCTGGGCTATATTGCAGGGGGTATTCCCGCCTTAATAAAACTCCTTTTTCGTTTAGTGAAAGACAGAAGAACGCCGGTTCACATTAAGATCTGGCTTGGTGGTACGATTCTATATCTCATATCCCCCGTCAATTTTTCCTTAAAACGCTTTAAACGTTTCCCTTTGAAAATTATAAACTATCTGGATGACCTGGCCCTGTTACTTATTGTCATACAGAAAATTCTGGATACATGTCCCCATGAACTGCTGGATGCTTACTGGGATTATAAAATTCCCATCATTGAGTGGAAGGATATGATTTACAAGGTACGTGTTGATTTAAAGGATTTCAGACATTCATAACGGAGGTTTTAATTGAACAGCGTTTTTACCCGATCCAGCGGTGTTCTCATGCATATCACATCACTGCCGGGTCCATGGGATACTGGTGATTTTGGAAAAGAGGCTTTTCAATTTATAGACAAACTGCATCAGGCACGGCAAACCCTCTGGCAAATATTACCTCTCTCCATCCCTGATGCTACCGGATCTCCATACGCCAGCATTTCCGCATTTGCAGGGAACCCATTGTTCATTAATCCTGAACGTCTTTTGGAAGAGAGACTTTTACCGGAGGATCGTTATCGTGAGCTTATGTCCACAGACAAACCCCTCGTTGAAAAAAAGAAATTATTACTCCGGGAGGCCCGGCTTCATGCCCGGAGTTACGACAGCACGCTTTCTGCCTTTGCCGAGTTTATTGATAAAAATCACTACTGGCTTATCGATTATGCCCGGTTTAATGTCTTGAAGGATGTGTATCAGAGCAAAGATTGGACATCCTTTCCCGATAAATATAAATGGCGGCATGCCGAAGCCCTTGAAAATCTGGACCGGGAGCACCGGGAAGCGATTCGGCAACACATGTTTGAACAATTTCTTTTTAACCGGCAGTGGAATCAGTTAAAAGAGTATGCCCATGCCCGCCATATCCGGATTATCGGCGATATCCCCATCTTTATCTCACACAACTCGGCCGATGTGTGGAGCCATCCCGATTTGTTCAAACTGGACGACAACGGCCGGCCGTATGTGGTTGCAGGAGTTCCTCCCGACCTCTTCAGCAGTACAGGTCAGCTTTGGGGGAATCCCCATTACCGTTGGGACCGGCTGAAAGAGACGGGATATACCTGGTGGATTCACCGCCTGGAGCACTTGCTGGAGTGCGTGGATTATATCCGCCTGGATCATTTCAGGGGATTTGAAAGCGTATGGGAAATCGATGCCGGTGCAGCCACAGCCCAAAAAGGAAACTGGGTTCACAGTGCCGGCCATGAGTTTTTTCATTATC contains the following coding sequences:
- a CDS encoding DegQ family serine endoprotease, encoding MKRLQTALLLLIVFVTPMAASVLDDLSSEFINVADKVSPAVVTIRAEKVVRRPDIFNGWEYDFFGFRFPQNRDMEFKTDILGSGVLIEDGYILTNNHVVENVDKITVHLANRHKYKAEIIGRDPKSDIAVLQIDGKNLPAAKLGDSDKLQVGQWVLAIGNPFSDQLYSTVTHGIISALGRSRVGLVDYEDFIQTDAAINPGNSGGALVNLDGEVIGINSAIASRSGGSQGVGFAIPINLAKRVMKDLIENGRVIRGYLGVQIQEVDYEIARSLGLKEVAGALIADVVENTPADKAGLKTGDLVLKVNGKKIYTSSELRNTISARRPGDKVTLRLLRDGKEKNIDVTLEELPENLNQAMESKSFQDGPGFSVQDLDKNLAARYGIEKDKGVIITEVQSGSEAAKKGLRPGDIIIRVGDEKISSVREFNKAFDKYEKGDSVLLLVQRKNLKLFIALTIQ
- the malQ gene encoding 4-alpha-glucanotransferase: MNSVFTRSSGVLMHITSLPGPWDTGDFGKEAFQFIDKLHQARQTLWQILPLSIPDATGSPYASISAFAGNPLFINPERLLEERLLPEDRYRELMSTDKPLVEKKKLLLREARLHARSYDSTLSAFAEFIDKNHYWLIDYARFNVLKDVYQSKDWTSFPDKYKWRHAEALENLDREHREAIRQHMFEQFLFNRQWNQLKEYAHARHIRIIGDIPIFISHNSADVWSHPDLFKLDDNGRPYVVAGVPPDLFSSTGQLWGNPHYRWDRLKETGYTWWIHRLEHLLECVDYIRLDHFRGFESVWEIDAGAATAQKGNWVHSAGHEFFHYLREHLGTLPIIAEDLGVITEEVRKLRDDFEFPGMKILQFAFDSDNNPFLPENFDTDLCIVYSGTHDNNTTLGWFRHDASPEEKERCLQRLHCDPDDVPWNMIRYGMESRAVWMISPLQDILELDEKARMNFPGTTEGNWKWRTDMALFDEKRINRLKKLTEKTNRI